From the genome of Arthrobacter sp. ERGS1:01:
GCAGTCTCTGCAGTGCTCGCGGGTGAAGAATGGATGACCACGGAACTTGCGTCGGTGATTGCTGGGGATCCCGACCGCCCTTCATTGAGTCTGCAGGAAGAAAGGTCGTTGGTGCTCTATGCCTCCGGGCTCAGCGTCGACGAGGTGGGTGCCGCGATGAATATCGGGCGTGAGACGGCGAAACAATACCTCGACCGAGTGAAGAAAAAGTACGCTTCAGTCGGCGTCCCGGTTCGCTCGAAGCTGGACTATGGCCGCGTTGCCTGGGCCGACGGGTACCTTGACCCCTCGCTTCCGAGCGAAGCGTGAGCGTAAGGCCTACTAACACTCCAGCCGGGTTCCGTTTGAAGCCGCCCTGATCTGACGGACGCTCAACGACATGCACGCGTCGCAGCCCTGAGTCAGCCATATACGACGCCACCGACTGACCAACACTCCGTGAGAAACCAAAACCAGCATCGCCGTGACCGGCGTGGAACCCGTCACCGACAACCGCCACCAGGACAGCGGACACAATGTCACACCCACCTGCCGCAATCAAAACCGCCAGGCAGACGGTCAGCCCTGATCCACAAGAAACCGCGCCTCATGAAAGATCGAGGCTAACGGATTGTGGCGCTTCAGAGATGACCCCTATACGGGGGTGATTTGGCCCTAAACTATTCTCCGGTGTCGGCACCTTGAATAGACTCTGAACGATATTTGTTTGCTGGGGGCACGAAGGTAACTTTTCGCATGACCCTCTTTTGGAATTCGAAAAGGAAAACAATGGCTCCCCTTCCACGACATAAATCGGCCGCGGTCACGAGGTGGCTGTTAGTAAGCCTGCTGATGCTCGGAGCCCTGATAGCTCCAACGGCGGCCTCAGCCACGGTCGAGTCTGGCGACTCGGTACACGTTGGAGCGAGGCAGGGGTACTCCGGGACTGGAATGTTTCCCGTCTGGTACAAAACTCCTGCAGTCGGAGAACCCGATGCCTGGGCATATTGCATAGAACACGACGTCCACGCGAACTCAAATGTCGAAGGGCATGTCGGAGGATTCGATGAATACCTCGGCGCAAATTACTTCACCGACCCCACCATTCAGGGCAGGGTTCTCTGGGTACTCGCGCACAGCTACCCGGCAATGACACTCGCGGATCTGGAAGCTGCCACTGGGATCGCAGGGCTATCCGTGAACGATGCGATCGAAGCCACTCAATACGCGATTTGGCGATACACGGAACTTGATTACGATGCCAGTTGGAATTGGGAGAGCCCAAATTCTGAGGCTGTGTATTGGTACCTTGTGAATGGCGCAAATACGAATCCCGTGATGAAGCCGAGTGATGTACAGGTCACTGCATCGATTACAGCCCCTTCTTCTGCGCAGACGAGCGACAGTATAGTCGGGCCATTTGTGGTGAACACGAACCAGAAGTCGGTTATCGTCTCAGCCCCTGGCTTTAACTTCACCGACGCATCGGGAAATCCTATAGATCCCACTGCCGTCGTGGATGGACAGAAGATATATCTCGACCTTCGCGGTCATGTCGCAGCAGGATCGACCACCGTAACCGTAACCGCAGCCGCAGCAGGGCCGACCGGCGGAATCATCTCAGTTCCCCGCACAGATGGTAGTACTCCGACTACTGGTGACCACGCGCAGTCGATCGTACTGGTTCAGGCGAAAACTGCCACCGTGGGAGACCGCGCTGACATTAGCTGGACGGAGAAGGCCCCGGCCGTTTCGAATCCGGTTATCGGCACGTCCCTAGTCGATTCTGCCGATGGTGACCGGGTACTGAGCTGGAATGGGGGCACCGTTATCGATACCGTCGCCTATCAGAACCTGACACCAGGTGTTAAGTACACGGTATCCGGTGAGCTTATGAACAAAGCAGATGGCACAGGTACAGGGATCACTGGCAGCACGACCTTCACTCCGACAGAGGCCAATGGTTCAACTGACGTGGCATTTACCGTCCCCGAAGGATACGCCGGAGATGTCTTGGTTGCTTACGAGCAACTCTTTGAGGGCAGCAAAACCACTGGCAAACCGGCTGCCGTTCACAAAGACATCAACGACGCAGCCCAGACCGTCACAGTAGAGAAGGCCCCGGCCGTTTCGAATCCGGTTATCGGCACGTCCCTAGTCGATTCTGCCGATGGTGACCGGGTACTGAGCTGGAATGGGGGCACCGTTATCGATACCGTCGCCTATCAGAACCTGACACCAGGTGTTAAGTACACGGTATCCGGTGAGCTTATGAACAAAGCAGATGGCACAGGTACAGGGATCACTGGCAGCACGACCTTCACTCCGACAGAGGCCAATGGTTCAACTGACGTGGCATTTACCGTCCCCGAAGGATACGCCGGAGATGTCTTGGTTGCTTACGAGCAACTCTTTGAGGGCAGCAAAACCACTGGCAAACCGGCTGCCGTTCACAAAGACATCAACGACGCAGCCCAGACCGTCACAGTAGAGAAGGCCCCGGCCGTTTCGAATCCGGTTATCGGCACGTCCCTAGTCGATTCTGCCGATGGTGACCGGGTACTGAGCTGGAATGGGGGCACCGTTATCGATACCGTCGCCTATCAGAACCTGACACCAGGTGTTAAGTACACGGTATCCGGTGAGCTTATGAACAAAGCAGATGGCACAGGTACAGGGATCACTGGCAGCACGACCTTCACTCCGACAGAGGCCAATGGTTCAACTGACGTGGCATTTACCGTCCCCGAAGGATACGCCGGAGATGTCTTGGTTGCTTACGAGCAACTCTTTGAGGGCAGCAAAACCACTGGCAAACCGGCTGCCGTTCACAAAGACATCAACGACGCAGCCCAGACCGTCACAGTAGAGAAGGCCCCGGCCGTCACACCGATCGGGCCGAAACATGACGTGCTGGCGGTAACCGGTGGGACGTTCCCAGGCTACGTTATCGGCATGGCCAGCCTGCTGCTCTTACTCGGTGCCGCGGCACGGCTGGCACCACGGACGCGCCGCAAGCTTTAATCTGTGGCAGTGCCTCCTAGACGCTAGATTCACTGCCATCCTGAGTGGTGGACCCTGAGGCCTAAATTCTGGGGTCCACCACTCATATGACCAATGGTCAATTTCAGAGAACAAAAGAGACTGCCCCACTTCTGTTGACGAAGGGTTCAGCTTCTTTAGCGGCTTTGAGTCCAGGATAAGTTGTGGCAAAACCGAACGAACAATCTTGCGGCCCAGCGAGAACTTACGCCTCTGGTCGCGCGAATTCACAGATTTCCGCCATCGCGTCGAGGGCTGACTGCGAATAATTCAAGAGTCGAGTCATGCCGGACTAGGCGCACGCGGGGTTTTTGTACCTTGCTTTGTAGCCTAGACTTGATGCGCAGAAACCAAAACCGAAAAATACTATGTGGGCATTTGCCTGCTTGAGGAGAAGTAAATATTGCGATCATCGAAACAGGCTGTCGTCGGCAGCTATCTGAAAAAGGCTCGCGGTGCAGGGCTAACCGCTGCCTTGGTCATCGGCGCTTCAATCACTATCCCGCAGCCTGCTTTCGCAGCTGATGCGTTCCCTGACACAGGAATGTACGCCACTCAGTCAGGTGGTTCCAACATCGTCTCGGTTAACCTCGCGACGGGCACGACCTCGCATGTGCTGACAGTGCCAGGCGGAGTGACAGGGCTAAACCAAATTGGCCTCACCAATGACGGTAACAAGCTCCTGCTAACGAACGGCACGAGCATTTTCGAGTACACGGCATCGACCGAGGCCTGGGAAACCACGGCCAGGGCCACCCCCGCGGTTCCCAACACCATGGGTGGGGTCAATCCCACCAATGGCATCTTCTACTTCGGCGGGCAAGCTGCTGGTGGGGGGAACAACTTCGTCTTCAAAACATTCGACCCAGCAACGAACACGCTTGCAACGACAACGATCCCTGTCACAGCGGATGCACCTCCGGGCGGCAATGGGGACCTCGCGTTCGACAGCCTCGGAAACATGTACTTCGTTGCCAGCAGCGCCGCGGCAGGTCAGATCTACCGGGTAGACGCCGCCCAACTGAACTCCGGTGGAGGCGCGGCTGTCAAAATCGGTCCGCAAATCGCTACCGGCGTAGCACTAAACTCCATGGCTTTTGCCAAGGACGGATTCCTCTACGTAGCCGGCGGAGGAGCCAACGGCTTCCTCAGGGTCAACCCGATCACCGGCACGGTCCTTGACAGAAAAACCCTTGACGTAGCCATCACCGACCTCGGTTCCCGATCACTCCCATTCACCGGTTCCGTCAAGGTAGATCTACCCGGTGGACGCGTCAATGACACTGACCAGTTCACGGTCACCATCGGTGGCGGCGGAATCAGCACTGGCAACTCGGCCACGACGACCGGCGATGAGGCCTCCGTGGCCGTGGGCCCCCTGCTCATACTTCCCGGTGAGACCTACACCGTTCAGCAGACACCGGTTGGCACCACCAATCCTGCCCTCTACGAAACTTCGTGGAACTGCGTAGATCCCGCGACCGGGACAGTTGTCGCCTCCGGCCCCGGCGCCAGTGGATCCTTCACCATTCCTGAGGGCGTCCAAAACGTCGCCTGCACTTTCACTACGGCACCATATCCGGCCCCGGGTGCTGTCAATGATGAGTCGTTGAAGAATGTTCAGGGTTCTGCGGTGAAGGTTCCTGTGTTGGGTAATGACAAGGGTGACCTTGATCCGACCACGGTGAAGTTCCTTGACGGTGACGGCAAGCCGGTTACCAAGCTTGTCGTTGCGGGTCAAGGTACCTGGACGGTTGATCCTGCCACGGGTGAGGTCACGTTCACACCCGAGAGTGGATTCTCCGGGAACCCCACACCAGTGACGTACCAGGTCAATGACGTGCGTGGAAACACCACCGAAGCAACCGTGACCGTGACCTACGTACCGGGTGCTGTCAATGATGAGTCGTTGAAGAATGTTCAGGGTTCTGCTGTGAAGGTTCCTGTGTTGGGTAATGACAAGGGTGACCTTGATCCGACCACGGTGAAGTTCCTTGACGGTGACGGCAAGCCGGTTACCAAGCTTGTCGTTGCGGGTCAAGGTACCTGGACGGTTGATCCTGCCACGGGTGAGGTCACGTTCACACCCGAGAGTGGATTCTCCGGGAACCCCACACCAGTGACGTACCAGGTCAATGACGTGCGTGGAAACACCACCGAAGCAACCGTGACCGTGACCTACGTACCGGGTGCTGTCAATGATGAGTCGTTGAAGAATGTTCAGGGTTCTGCTGTGAAGGTTCCTGTGTTGGGTAATGACAAGGGTGACCTTGATCCGACCACGGTGAAGTTCCTTGACGGTGACGGCAAGCCGGTTACCAAGCTTGTCGTTGCGGGTCAAGGTACCTGGACGGTTGATCCTGCCACGGGTGAGGTCACGTTCACACCCGAGAGTGGATTCTCCGGGAACCCCACACCAGTGACGTACCAGGTCAATGACGTGCGTGGAAACACCACCGAAGCAACCGTGACCGTGACCTACGTACCGGGTGCTGTCAATGATGAGTCGTTGAAGAATGTTCAGGGTTCTGCTGTGAAGGTTCCTGTGTTGGGTAATGACAAGGGTGACCTTGATCCGACCACGGTGAAGTTCCTTGACGGTGACGGCAAGCCGGTTACCAAGCTTGTCGTTGCGGGTCAAGGTACCTGGACGGTTGATCCTGCCACGGGTGAGGTCACGTTCACACCCGAGAGTGGATTCTCCGGGAACCCCACACCAGTGACGTACCAGGTCAATGACGTGCGTGGAAACACCACCGAAGCAACCGTGACCGTGACCTACGTACCGGGTGCTGTCAAGCCGGTCACCCCGTCTCCGTCACCTGGCGCTGTGAAGCCGGCTACCCCTGTCCTGTCACCTGGAGCTGTCAGTTCTCCGACGCCTGCCCCGGAAGCCAGCAGCCCTCCTCTTGCCTCCACAGGTGTTCAGGCTTTCGGTATTGGAGTTGCCGGTCTTGCGATTGCGCTAATGGGCGGAGCCTTGCTTATCATCCGTCGCCGTCGAACGCAGGGCTAAAGAGATAGCAGACAGCCGGTCACAAGCGACCGGCGGTCTTAGGGACTAGTTGTGGTGTCCAAAACGGAGTGGCCAACCTTCTCAAAGGTTGGCCACTTCGTTTATAGGCAAGGCTCTGCGGGGCGAGCCACCTGGCATTCTCCTGCCTGTACCGTCACTTTCGCTCTCATCACGATTTCGATGTACTTCTCCTCTGAAACGGATTCCCGCGAAGAAGTCGAGGCGAACAAGGGATCACAAGCTGAAATTGGCAAGCTGCGATGTCGAGCGCGGTAAAAGTGACAGACATACTTTCCCATCGGGAAAACTCATTGTGGCCGTCTACGTGTCGTAGGTCATAATTCCTGAGTCTCGGCTGAGAGTTCCAATCCAATGGGATAGCTGCTTCGATTCATCCATTGCTAACTAGTTTTGTCTCAATCAGCCAGTTCTGGGCAGTTTTTCGGGGCTCAATTTACCTATCCCAGCTGCATTCCTGACAGGAGCTGTCTTGGACGAATTTGTGTCCGTCTGCAGTGAGCTGGAGCGGCAAGCCAGTAGCTTCCTTGACCTAACAGTGACTGAGCGGCCACGGATGACGAGCGAAACCGGTGGTACCAAGCAGCAGTGAGTTCTTTCGATATCCGACGTCATGATTTCCAATTCTTCTACTCCCTATCTTTGAATGCTGGCTGTGCACGGAGCGCGGATGGGAAACGCTCTCAGGCAGCTAGATCCACGGGTTCACCTGCCGGTGATGAATCCGCCGAATGAAACCCTCCAATTGAACCGCCACATGACATAGAAAGGACGATCGTTGAATGTCATCTAAGCACCACAGGCCCGTTCAGGAGGCGAATTGCCCTTTAGGGAGATTCTCCGCATCACCTGAAGCCCCCAGAGTTTCTGGGATTGACCTGGTCTACACAGTGGATAGATCCACGGCTGGAGTCGGCGAAACGCTGACTTTCACAGCCTGGATCCTCAACTCCAGAGATGAGAGATTGAGCGATGTCGGCCTCAGTCTCAGATCACTGACAAATTCTCAGCTAGTTCCGTTGCAGTACACAACACAGCCAACATCCGCAGAGATCACCCAAAGAGTCATCGAACCCTACAGGTGCCTGACCGCGTCATTCACCTACGTTATTGACCGCGAAGACGTCACCCACGCCGGAGTACTCATTAGTTCCCTGCAGGCAAGCCTTATCTCTCCCAGTCACGGTATTCTCCACAGCGAATGCGATGCCATAGTCGGGATGAAATAAGCCACCGAGGGTGCCAGCGAGACGGGTGTTGCGTGGCCCGCAGGTTTCTTCACGGAACTGCCCCGGCTTTGCTTGAGAGTCAATGCAACCCGGGACAGTCCGTCGAGAGTAAAATGAGGAACGCAGGATTGATGGCTGATGGGCTGCACTCGAGGTCGAGCCGCAGCCGGCAGGGAGTTCCCACCACGTCATACAGAACCCATACTTTTGAAGGCCCAACGACCACAATTTAGTATCTTGCATTGTCGCAATCACGCCATTCAGAAACAGGTCAAAGCGGACTATCGGCAACGCTGAATCGCCCCTGATCAGCAAGCGGGGGTCGTCGGTTCGAATCCGACAGGGGCCAGAAAGTGCCGCTGGCATGCGGAATTGGCAGTTTGGATGGCCCCGAAAGGGGCCATTTTCACGTTAGCCCTCCGACGGTTCCCGGGCGGCTGCGCGAGGGCGAACGGGAACGCTGGTGGTCGAGCGGGTCGAGAACCATCTGGTGGGCGGATATGTCTAAGGTGGGCCTTTTGTCGAGCCCTGCGCGGATTTCTTCAAGGTAATGCACGTTTGTCTTGGACACTTCGTGTAAACGGCAATGGTCCGCGGAAGACCTGCTGGCCATGGCGCCAAGCGGGTTCAAAACACGTCAAGCATTTCCCGAGTCGCCCGCAATGAACACATTTTAATTGCGCACTAGAACGGCCGGTCAGGTCACTTGGATCGGCCGAGAAACATGAACACCATCGACTCCCCGTGCGTTGCCCACAGCCGGGAGGCGGTGGAGCGGGACCATACTTCGCCATGGGGACGCTCCTTCATAGGCACGGGCAATATCCAGCAACCGGGCATCGGAGAATGCTCGCCCCAAAAGGTGGAGACCCACGGGCTGGCCTTCAGAGAGCCCACAAGGCACGCTGACGGCCGGCATGCCTGTCAGGTTGGCGGCGCTAAGCATGCGGAGGGCTGCGGCCAGGGAGTCTTCGCCGGCGTCGGCGGTCAGCTCATGGGACATGGTTGCGGCATGGGGGGCAATGGTCGCGAGGGTCGGCGAGAGAAGTGCCTCGATGCCGGCCCGCTCGAAGGATCGCTCGAGAGAAGCGCGGAGGTAGCTGCGGACTGCGTGGGCCAGGTCGACGTCGGCGGCAGTGATGAGCGCGCCCGTCTCGATCATGACGCGCGTGCCGGCAAGGTACCGGGGTGCGTTCTCGCGCAGCATGGTGCGGTGGTGGTGGGCGGATTCGGAAAGCGAGATGGCAAGGCTCGCCGGGAGCACCATGTCCAGTTCGGGCAGCCCCAGCTCCACAATTTGGAAACCCAGTCCGGCCAAGGTGCTCAGGGCGCGTTCGACGACGTCGAGCACGCCCGGCGTGACACCCCAGGTTTTCCACATAGCCCGGTCGACTCCCAGACGAACGGGCAAGCCCCGGTCCTTGCCGTCCGTCGCGACGGGGCGAAGGCGCTCCAACGTGGCGTCCTCCGCCATGCCGCCCAGCAGAACCGCGCAGTCCTCCACGTTCCGGGCAATTGGGCCGACGTGATCCAGGGTGTGGCTGACGTTGAGCACCCCTGATCCGGAGACCAGGCTCAGAGTCGGCTTGAGCCCGACGAGCCCATTGACGCACGCCGGATTCCGCACCGAGCCTCCCGTGTCCGTGCCGAGTGCCCCGGCAACGCTGCCCACAGCCACCGCGACGCCCGAGCCCACGCTTGAACCGCCTGCGTATCTCTCCGGGTCCCACGGATTCCGCGTGGGCGGCGTTCCCTGCCCGAACGCGAATTCGTGTGTCTGAAGCTTTCCGAGGATGACCGCGCCGTTTTGGCGAAGGCGCCGGACCACCCCGGCGTCTCTGGTCGCGATACGCCCGCGAAGCGCGGCTGAGCCGCCTTCTGCCGGCAAGCCGGCCACGTCGATCACATCCTTCACTCCCAGCGGGATGCCCAGGAGGGGCTGTCTGGAACCGTGTTTTACGGCGAGGTCGGCTTTCCGGGCAGCAGCCCGGGCACCAGCTGCGTCAACATGGGCCCACGCTCGCGCATAATCTTCGGTCTCCTCCACCCGCCCAATCACGGAGTCGAGTAGCTCGATGGACGACAACTCTCCGCTGCGAATTTTGGCGGCAGCCTCGGCGACGCCCAGCTCCCACGCTTCAGTCATTGTCGCCGCCCGTTTCGATGCCGTTGACAGCAGCAAAAGCCTCCCGGAGCTCGTCCATTCCGGCGCGAAAGTCGCCAAATGCCAGGGCAACAGCCGGTTCGTCCACTTGGGCAAGATCGTCGCCGACGAGGTCGGCGACGGCGCCGAATTGCTCCGGAGTCAGCCCCCTGACGGTGCGCGCGCAGCCGGTCTCGTTGGCCGTCATCGCCTGGCTCCCACCATGAGTTGCCCGTCGCGGACCACGGCTGTGCCGTCGACGAAGACGTGGCTCACTGCGCGGAAATCGTCGGCCCGCGTCACAACGACGTCGGCGATGAGGCCCCGGCGCAGTTCCCCCCGCTCCGGCGCAATGCCGGGAATGGCTTCTGCAACAGCGGAGGTCACCATAGCGACAGCGTCGCCGAGCGGCCTGTGCCCCCGGGTCACCAAATCCTGGACTGCGGAAATGAGTTCGTCATGGTCGCCGCCGTGACCGTAGTCGGTGCCCAGCACATCCACCAGTCCGGGCGCCGAGAGCAGGGAGTCCCAATGGTCGCGCGTGGCTACCGTCTTTTGGCGGTGCAGGAGGTCAAAGACCGAGGCCTCGGCCAACCATCCGCGGTCCCGACCCAGGGTGGCGAGTTCCAGGGCTTCCGCGGGCGTGTGGGACGTGTGGTTCACATGGGCGGCAATGATCCGCGCAGCCGTCCCGTGGGTCTGTTCCATCAGCTCCCGCATGACGCGAGCGGTCGCGGAGGCGCTGTGGATGATCGCAGGCACGCCGAATTGCGACGCGGCACGGACGCCCTCGCGGATCCCTTCGACGGCGGGCGCGACGGACGGCATGACGGTATCCGCCACGATCCGGCTAAGTTCCGGCAGCTCCAGCCGTCCGCCCAGACCCGCCGCGTCGATAGCCGCCTGGAGGAGCTCCGTGTCCGATGTGGTGGCATCGAGGAATCGACCCAGCACTGCTTCCTTGAGCTGGCGGGCCTGGTCCTGGGTGATTCGTACGCCGGTTCGATTCTCCAATGCGGCGGGAAGATAGACGAGGTCCTGGCCGCCGCCGCCAAGGGTTTGACCGCCGCCCAGCTCCCCGATGGCGACCGCACCGTCGGACAACATCTGTTCAACGCTGAGTTCGGCCTCCAGCCCCGTCAACCCGCCGCCGTCGGCCTTCCGGGCCGCAAGGAGCGCCGACGGCAGATGGGTTGTGGCTCCGCGGACGTTGACGGCATGGCGCCGGTCAGCCTCGCGAACATGATCCATGGTGGCAAATCCGCACAGATTGAGCACCGTTGTGGTTCCGGCCAGCAACTGCCGGTCGAGGTTGCTTAGCCACCGGGCGTCGTCAAGGGCGGGTGCGCCGCTGGGAAACAGCGGACCCGGAGTCACCCCGTGGGTGTGGCAGTTGATCAGCCCGGGCATCACGATGGCTCCCGCTGCGTCGATGATCTCGCCATCGAAAGAAGCAGCCGGGTCCCAATGATTTAGCACGTCTGCGATGCGGCCAGCGGCGAGCACCACGGCACCGCCGGGCAGCGGGTCTGCGCCGGAGCCGGTAACGACCGTTCCGCCGCGAATAAGCGTGGACATTGCCCTCCCAGTGGACTAGTTTCATGATATCGAAGTTTCTTCACTATAGCCTTCGCGACGGTTTGCGGGAAGGCTGTTCGGGAAACACCGCGTACGGACCGGGAGGAAACCCATGAGGTCGGAACAGCCGGCACCCCGCGATTTCATCGGCTACGGTGAGCGCCCGCCAATCTTTTCCTGGCCGGGCGGCGCGCGCGTGGCTGTCTCCCTTGTTATCAACGTTGAGGAGGGTGCCGAGCGCAGCGTCGCGAGGGGGCACCAGATGGATGACCTTGGCGCCCACTGGGTGCCCGGGAGCCGGGCAGTCGGGGTGCGGAAGCCTACCCTTGAGTCCGCCTTCGACTACGGTGCGCGCACAGGCTTTTGGAGGCTCATGCGCGTCCTCGACCGCCACCAAGTGAAGGCGACCGCGTTTTGTTGCGCCGTGGCGCTGCAGGAAAACCCGGACCTTGCTTCCGCACTGGTTGGGCGCGGCCATGAGATAGCGGACCACGGCTATCACTGGGATACCCATGCCGGGCGCGACGTCGACGACGAGCGGCGGCTCATTGTTTCGTCCCGTGACGCAATAGCGGCGGTAACGGGCGTGCGGCCCACGAGCTGGTACTCCCGGGACGGGCTCAATCCGGGGACGCGCGCCGCCCTGGCGGATGAAGGGTTCGACTATGAATCCAACAGTTTCAACGACGATCTTCCGCACTGGGGCGCCGACAACGACGGCACCCGGC
Proteins encoded in this window:
- a CDS encoding polysaccharide deacetylase family protein, with the protein product MRSEQPAPRDFIGYGERPPIFSWPGGARVAVSLVINVEEGAERSVARGHQMDDLGAHWVPGSRAVGVRKPTLESAFDYGARTGFWRLMRVLDRHQVKATAFCCAVALQENPDLASALVGRGHEIADHGYHWDTHAGRDVDDERRLIVSSRDAIAAVTGVRPTSWYSRDGLNPGTRAALADEGFDYESNSFNDDLPHWGADNDGTRLPVLPYAGDTNDSGLLSQFPTSEAFAQHLIGGFTLQLDDPRPGPSVMSVGLHPRLIGRPAYAAALDRFLAYALGQGAWVATRLEIVRAWEERTRDGATA
- a CDS encoding amidase → MTEAWELGVAEAAAKIRSGELSSIELLDSVIGRVEETEDYARAWAHVDAAGARAAARKADLAVKHGSRQPLLGIPLGVKDVIDVAGLPAEGGSAALRGRIATRDAGVVRRLRQNGAVILGKLQTHEFAFGQGTPPTRNPWDPERYAGGSSVGSGVAVAVGSVAGALGTDTGGSVRNPACVNGLVGLKPTLSLVSGSGVLNVSHTLDHVGPIARNVEDCAVLLGGMAEDATLERLRPVATDGKDRGLPVRLGVDRAMWKTWGVTPGVLDVVERALSTLAGLGFQIVELGLPELDMVLPASLAISLSESAHHHRTMLRENAPRYLAGTRVMIETGALITAADVDLAHAVRSYLRASLERSFERAGIEALLSPTLATIAPHAATMSHELTADAGEDSLAAALRMLSAANLTGMPAVSVPCGLSEGQPVGLHLLGRAFSDARLLDIARAYEGASPWRSMVPLHRLPAVGNARGVDGVHVSRPIQVT
- a CDS encoding Ig-like domain-containing protein, coding for MRSSKQAVVGSYLKKARGAGLTAALVIGASITIPQPAFAADAFPDTGMYATQSGGSNIVSVNLATGTTSHVLTVPGGVTGLNQIGLTNDGNKLLLTNGTSIFEYTASTEAWETTARATPAVPNTMGGVNPTNGIFYFGGQAAGGGNNFVFKTFDPATNTLATTTIPVTADAPPGGNGDLAFDSLGNMYFVASSAAAGQIYRVDAAQLNSGGGAAVKIGPQIATGVALNSMAFAKDGFLYVAGGGANGFLRVNPITGTVLDRKTLDVAITDLGSRSLPFTGSVKVDLPGGRVNDTDQFTVTIGGGGISTGNSATTTGDEASVAVGPLLILPGETYTVQQTPVGTTNPALYETSWNCVDPATGTVVASGPGASGSFTIPEGVQNVACTFTTAPYPAPGAVNDESLKNVQGSAVKVPVLGNDKGDLDPTTVKFLDGDGKPVTKLVVAGQGTWTVDPATGEVTFTPESGFSGNPTPVTYQVNDVRGNTTEATVTVTYVPGAVNDESLKNVQGSAVKVPVLGNDKGDLDPTTVKFLDGDGKPVTKLVVAGQGTWTVDPATGEVTFTPESGFSGNPTPVTYQVNDVRGNTTEATVTVTYVPGAVNDESLKNVQGSAVKVPVLGNDKGDLDPTTVKFLDGDGKPVTKLVVAGQGTWTVDPATGEVTFTPESGFSGNPTPVTYQVNDVRGNTTEATVTVTYVPGAVNDESLKNVQGSAVKVPVLGNDKGDLDPTTVKFLDGDGKPVTKLVVAGQGTWTVDPATGEVTFTPESGFSGNPTPVTYQVNDVRGNTTEATVTVTYVPGAVKPVTPSPSPGAVKPATPVLSPGAVSSPTPAPEASSPPLASTGVQAFGIGVAGLAIALMGGALLIIRRRRTQG
- a CDS encoding VaFE repeat-containing surface-anchored protein, yielding MFPVWYKTPAVGEPDAWAYCIEHDVHANSNVEGHVGGFDEYLGANYFTDPTIQGRVLWVLAHSYPAMTLADLEAATGIAGLSVNDAIEATQYAIWRYTELDYDASWNWESPNSEAVYWYLVNGANTNPVMKPSDVQVTASITAPSSAQTSDSIVGPFVVNTNQKSVIVSAPGFNFTDASGNPIDPTAVVDGQKIYLDLRGHVAAGSTTVTVTAAAAGPTGGIISVPRTDGSTPTTGDHAQSIVLVQAKTATVGDRADISWTEKAPAVSNPVIGTSLVDSADGDRVLSWNGGTVIDTVAYQNLTPGVKYTVSGELMNKADGTGTGITGSTTFTPTEANGSTDVAFTVPEGYAGDVLVAYEQLFEGSKTTGKPAAVHKDINDAAQTVTVEKAPAVSNPVIGTSLVDSADGDRVLSWNGGTVIDTVAYQNLTPGVKYTVSGELMNKADGTGTGITGSTTFTPTEANGSTDVAFTVPEGYAGDVLVAYEQLFEGSKTTGKPAAVHKDINDAAQTVTVEKAPAVSNPVIGTSLVDSADGDRVLSWNGGTVIDTVAYQNLTPGVKYTVSGELMNKADGTGTGITGSTTFTPTEANGSTDVAFTVPEGYAGDVLVAYEQLFEGSKTTGKPAAVHKDINDAAQTVTVEKAPAVTPIGPKHDVLAVTGGTFPGYVIGMASLLLLLGAAARLAPRTRRKL
- a CDS encoding amidohydrolase family protein; translation: MSTLIRGGTVVTGSGADPLPGGAVVLAAGRIADVLNHWDPAASFDGEIIDAAGAIVMPGLINCHTHGVTPGPLFPSGAPALDDARWLSNLDRQLLAGTTTVLNLCGFATMDHVREADRRHAVNVRGATTHLPSALLAARKADGGGLTGLEAELSVEQMLSDGAVAIGELGGGQTLGGGGQDLVYLPAALENRTGVRITQDQARQLKEAVLGRFLDATTSDTELLQAAIDAAGLGGRLELPELSRIVADTVMPSVAPAVEGIREGVRAASQFGVPAIIHSASATARVMRELMEQTHGTAARIIAAHVNHTSHTPAEALELATLGRDRGWLAEASVFDLLHRQKTVATRDHWDSLLSAPGLVDVLGTDYGHGGDHDELISAVQDLVTRGHRPLGDAVAMVTSAVAEAIPGIAPERGELRRGLIADVVVTRADDFRAVSHVFVDGTAVVRDGQLMVGARR